One genomic segment of Manis pentadactyla isolate mManPen7 chromosome 1, mManPen7.hap1, whole genome shotgun sequence includes these proteins:
- the HESX1 gene encoding homeobox expressed in ES cells 1 translates to MSPSLQEDAQLRESKPSPCSFSIESILGLDQKKDCVPSLKPHRPWADSCSNSGKDVNLCLHVPSLPNGISLPGTMDHPVPEERVLKFENYFSASETLSLRKELSWYRGRRPRTAFTQNQIEVLENVFRVNCYPGIDIREDLAQKLNLEEDRIQIWFQNRRAKLKRSHRESQFLMTKKNFNTNNL, encoded by the exons ATGTCTCCCAGCCTTCAAGAAGACGCTCAGCTCAGGGAAAGCAAACCGTCTCCCTGCTCCTTTTCAATTGAGAGCATCTTAGGTCTGGACCAGAAGAAAGACTGCGTTCCATCACTGAAACCTCACAGGCCCTGGGCagacagctgcagcaactcag ggaaAGATGTTAACCTATGTCTACATGTTCCAAGCCTTCCTAATGGGATCTCACTCCCTGGTACTATGGATCACCCAGTACCAGAAGAAAGAGTTTTGAAATTCGAAAATTACTTCTCAGCCTCAGAAACACTGTCTTTGAGAAAAGAGTTGAGTTGGTATAGAGGCCGAAGACCAAGAACTGCTTTTACTCAAAACCAG ATTGAAGTGTTGGAAAATGTCTTTAGAGTAAACTGCTACCCCGGCATTGATATCAGAGAAGACTTAGCTCAAAAACTGAATCTAGAAGAGGATAGAATCCAG aTCTGGTTCCAAAATCGGCGTGCAAAGCTGAAAAGATCCCACAGAGAATCACAGTtcctaatgacaaaaaaaaatttcaacacaAATAATCTGTAA